The Phragmites australis chromosome 15, lpPhrAust1.1, whole genome shotgun sequence genome window below encodes:
- the LOC133893454 gene encoding NDR1/HIN1-like protein 26, whose amino-acid sequence MPSYRLPIHHRQNPAVRCVNFFCVVLLTLVLVAGIILFVLWLSLRPHRPKFFLADFSIPNASRQSGLANLPVRFTVSEQNPNQKVGIYYEAIEGSVYYGDQLIASGPVMDPFYQAPKGETQVQGALAASGPAPTDPVWQRFAGEVSAGSVGLRLVLNSMVRFQMKLWDNREHHMKVDCEFKLRGDGTLQQEYRNSQCSLYL is encoded by the coding sequence ATGCCGAGCTACCGGCTGCCGATTCACCACCGGCAGAACCCCGCCGTGCGGTGCGTGAACTTCTTCTGCGTGGTGCTACTCACGCTCGTCCTCGTCGCGGGCATCATCCTCTTCGTGCTGTGGCTCAGCCTCCGCCCGCACCGGCCCAAGTTCTTCCTCGCCGACTTCTCCATCCCGAACGCCAGCCGGCAGTCAGGCCTGGCCAACCTGCCGGTGAGGTTCACCGTCAGCGAGCAAAACCCGAACCAGAAGGTCGGCATCTACTACGAGGCCATCGAGGGGTCGGTGTACTACGGCGACCAGCTCATCGCGTCCGGCCCGGTCATGGACCCCTTCTACCAGGCGCCCAAGGGCGAAACGCAGGTGCAGGGAGCCCTCGCAGCGTCGGGGCCTGCGCCGACCGACCCGGTGTGGCAGCGGTTCGCTGGCGAGGTTTCGGCGGGGAGCGTCGGCCTGCGGCTGGTCCTCAACTCCATGGTGCGGTTCCAGATGAAGCTGTGGGACAACAGGGAGCACCACATGAAGGTGGACTGCGAGTTCAAGCTGCGCGGGGACGGCACGCTCCAGCAGGAGTACAGGAACTCGCAGTGCTCGCTCTATCTCTAG
- the LOC133893574 gene encoding uncharacterized protein LOC133893574, which translates to MGNCSCLERARVTAWDDENDDWGLPEPAERSGRARGMPTTENGGTRVKIRMTKGQLRRLLESAGRGEAPEEDVVAEIMSMGTVRVDVVKVAERRPPKLETIQEDDVDE; encoded by the coding sequence ATGGGCAACTGCAGCTGCCTGGAGCGGGCGAGGGTGACAGCGTGGGACGACGAAAACGACGACTGGGGCCTGCCGGAGCCGGCCGAGCGCTCCGGTCGGGCGCGAGGAATGCCGAcgacggagaacggcggcacgcGGGTGAAGATCAGGATGACCAAGGGCCAGCTGCGCCGGCTGCTTGAGAGCGCCGGGCGCGGGGAGGCGCCTGAAGAAGACGTCGTCGCGGAGATCATGAGCATGGGCACCGTGCGCGTCGACGTCGTTAAAGTTGCTGAGCGCCGGCCGCCCAAGCTCGAGACGATACAAGAAGACGACGTGGATGAGTAG